A window of the Salarias fasciatus chromosome 7, fSalaFa1.1, whole genome shotgun sequence genome harbors these coding sequences:
- the LOC115392566 gene encoding leucine-rich repeat-containing protein 4C-like: MLNKMTSSQQQQTMRGPRWNRALSDPLFVLLLALQLLVVAGLVRAQTCPSVCSCSNQFSKVICTRRGLRDVPDGISTNTRYLNLQENLIQVIKVDSFKHLRHLEILQLSKNHIRKIELGAFNGLASLNTLELFDNRLTTIPNGAFEYLSKLKELWLRNNPIESIPSYAFNRVPSLRRLDLGELKRLSYISDGAFEGLSNLRYLNLGMCNLKEIPNLIPLVKLDELEMSGNQLSVIRPGSFKGLIHLQKLWMMHAQIQTIERNSFDDLQSLVELNLAHNNLTLLPHDLFTPLHHLERVHLHHNPWNCNCDILWLSWWLKEMVPANTSCCARCSSPTAHKGRYIGELDQNYFHCYAPVIVEPPADLNVTEGSAAELKCRASSLTSVSWITPNGSIMTHGAYKVRISVLNDGTLNFTNVTMQDTGIYTCMVSNSAGNTTASATLNVSSTENSSFSYFTTVTVETIETPHNEGFTTTVHQKVGPTPSAGTWEFVSSTSTTTTTVRTPPSTRATEKTYTIPVTETGVDGSLNGLDEVMKTTKIIIGCFVAITLMAAVMLIIFYKMRKQHHQQNHHAPTRTIEIINVDEDCVTGGPGMEGHLTLPPLEHEHLNHYNAYKAAYNHASTINSIHSSAHEPLLIRASSKDNVQETQI; this comes from the coding sequence ATGTTAAACAAGATGacctcctctcagcagcagcagacgatgCGAGGTCCTAGGTGGAACCGGGCCTTGTCCGACCCTTTGTTTGTGCTGCTCCTggccctccagctgctggtggtggccGGACTGGTCCGTGCTCAGACGTGTCCCTCGGTCTGCTCCTGCAGCAACCAGTTCAGCAAAGTCATCTGCACCCGCAGAGGCCTGCGGGATGTTCCCGATGGCATTTCTACCAACACGCGCTACCTGAATCTGCAAGAAAATCTCATTCAGGTCATAAAGGTGGACAGCTTTAAGCACCTCAGACATCTGGAGATTTTGCAGCTGAGCAAAAACCACATACGCAAAATTGAGCTCGGCGCTTTCAATGGACTCGCCAGCCTCAATACCTTGGAGCTTTTTGATAACCGGCTCACCACCATCCCAAACGGGGCATTTGAGTACCTGTCCAAACTAAAGGAGCTTTGGCTGAGGAATAACCCCATAGAGAGTATTCCCTCTTATGCTTTCAACAGAGTGCCCTCATTACGACGGTTGGACCTCGGGGAGCTCAAGCGGCTCTCCTACATATCTGACGGGGCTTTCGAAGGGCTGAGCAATCTACGCTACTTAAATCTGGGAATGTGCAATCTGAAAGAAATTCCCAATCTTATTCCCCTGGTGAAGCTGGATGAACTTGAGATGTCAGGAAACCAGTTATCCGTCATCCGGCCAGGTTCATTTAAAGGGCTCATCCACCTGCAGAAGCTGTGGATGATGCATGCTCAGATCCAGACCATAGAGAGGAACTCTTTCGATGACCTGCAGTCACTAGTGGAGCTCAATTTAGCCCACAATAACCTTACCCTTTTGCCCCATGATCTCTTCACCCCTTTACATCACCTGGAAAGAGTGCACTTGCACCACAACCCATGGAATTGCAACTGTGACAtcctgtggctcagctggtggctAAAGGAGATGGTACCAGCGAACACCAGCTGCTGCGCCCGCTGCAGCTCACCCACGGCTCACAAGGGACGGTACATCGGTGAGCTGGACCAGAATTACTTTCACTGTTATGCTCCTGTTATTGTGGAGCCGCCAGCAGACCTAAATGTGACAGAGGGAAGCGCTGCAGAGTTGAAATGCAGAGCCAGCTCCTTGACCTCGGTAAGCTGGATCACGCCCAACGGTTCCATCATGACACATGGCGCATACAAGGTCAGAATCTCCGTGCTGAATGACGGCACACTGAACTTCACCAACGTTAccatgcaggacactggcatATACACGTGCATGGTGAGTAATTCTGCAGGTAACACGACGGCATCTGCCACACTCAACGTGTCCTCGACAGAGAACAGTAGCTTCAGCTACTTCACCACAGTGACGGTGGAGACAATAGAAACGCCACATAATGAAGGCTTCACCACGACTGTGCACCAGAAGGTGGGCCCGACTCCCTCCGCCGGTACGTGGGAGTTCGTTTCATCCACCTCTACGACCACAACGACCGTCCGGACCCCGCCGTCGACCCGCGCCACGGAGAAGACGTACACCATCCCCGTCACAGAGACGGGAGTGGACGGCTCCCTCAACGGCTTGGACGAAGTCATGAAGACGACCAAGATCATTATCGGCTGCTTCGTCGCAATCACGCTCATGGCAGCCGTCATGCTGATCATCTTCTACAAGATGCGCaagcagcaccaccagcagaACCACCACGCGCCCACGCGCACCATCGAGATCATCAACGTGGACGAGGACTGCGTAACGGGAGGCCCGGGCATGGAGGGCCACCTGACTCTGCCTCCTCTCGAGCACGAGCACCTCAACCACTACAACGCCTACAAGGCCGCGTACAACCATGCCTCCACTATCAACTCCATACACAGCTCAGCGCACGAACCTTTGTTAATCCGGGCCAGCTCGAAAGACAATGTACAAGAGACCCAAATCTAA